The DNA sequence ACGATTTCAAGATAAGGAAGTACTAGTTTTCGCGTAGGGGAGCCTGCGCCGGTTGGAATAAAAACGTTACTTTTCAGATACTTATCCCTCCGTATTACTCCCGATACACCCCATCGGTCGACTCCGAATACAATGGTCGAGGCACGATTGGTCTGGCTACCGAATGTGCATGACAGGCCAATAGCGTCACTAATAACGATTCGATAGAGGAGATGACCATGGTTTCTGTATTCCTTCGCCGCTTGCTGGCGACGGCTGGCGTGGCGCTGCTGGCGGCGGCGCCGGCGCTCGCGCAGCAGCAGTACATCAACATCCTGACCGGCGGCACCAGCGGCGTGTACTACCCGATGGGCGTGGCGCTGTCGCAGAACTACGCCAAGGCGATCCCGAATGCGAAGACTTCGGTGCAGGCGACCAAGGCTTCGGCCGAGAACCTGAACCTGCTGCAGGCGGGGCGCGGCGAACTCGCCTTTTCCCTGGGCGACTCGCTGTCGGATGCCTGGAAGGGCGACGAGGAAGCCGGCTTCAAGGCGCCGCTGAAAAAGCTGCGCGGCGTGGCCGGCATCTATCCCAACTACATCCAGATCGTCGCGTCCGCCGACTCCGGCATCAAGACCCTGGCCGACCTCAAGGGCAAGCGCATTTCGGTCGGCGCGCCCAAGTCCGGCACCGAGCTGAACGCGCGCGCCATCTTCAAGGCCGCCGGCATGACCTACAAGGATTTCGCCAAGGTCGAGTACCTGCCGTTCGGCGAATCGGTGGAACTGATGAAGAACCGCCAGCTCGACGCGACGCTGCAGTCGGCCGGCCTTGGCGTGTCCTCGCTGCGCGACCTGGCCACCTCGGTCAGGATCGTGGTGGTGCCGGTGCCGGCCGAGGTAGTGGCCAAGGTGGGCGACGCGGCCTACCAGTCCGGCGTGATCCCGGCCAGGACTTATGAAGGCCAGGCGGTCGACGTGCCGACCGCGTATGTGCAGAACTTCCTGGTCACGCACGAGGGCGTGCCGGCCGATACGGTCTACAAGATGACCAAGGCTATCTTCGACAATACCGACCAGCTGATGGCGGCGCATGCCGCCGCCAAGGCGATCAAGAAGGACACCGCGATCAAGGGCATGCCGGTGCCGCTGCATCCGGGCGCCGAGAAGTACTACCGCGAGGCCGGCCTGATCAAGTAAGACCATCATTACAGAGTGCGGGCGGCGGCATGGCGCATCGTGATGCGCCGATGCACGAACCGGCCGACCCGTGCCGCCATTCCATCAAGGAGCACGTTCAATGTCCGAACTCAATCTTCACGCGGCCCCGCCCGGAGGCGCTGCGGGCGGCGCCGCGCCGGCCGCAAGCGAGCAATTCCAGGAACACGGCGTGCAGCGCCATCTGGGCGGCTTGCCGCTGAAAATCCTGACGGCGGCAGCCCTGGCCTTTTCCGGCTACCAGCTGGTGGTCGCCGCCTTTCATCCGCTGTCGAGCCTGGTGATCCGCTCGCTGCACGTGGGCTTTCTGCTGATGCTGTGCTTCCTTCTGTATCCGGCGCTCAAGCTCGGCAAGCACAACCGCATCCCCTGGTACGACTGGCTGCTGGCGGCGGGCGGATTCGCGCTCGGCGCCTATCAATGGATTTTCGAAGCCGACCTGATCCAGCGTGCCGGCGACCCGAGCACGGCCGACCTGGTGGTAGGCACGATCGTGGTGGTGCTGGTGTTCGAGGCGGTGCGGCGCATCCTCGGCCTGGCGCTGCCGCTGGTGTGCGGCGCCTTCCTGCTGTACGGCCTGTTCGGGCAATACCTGCCGGACGCGATCGCGCACCGCGGCTTCGGCTATGACCAGGTCATCGGCCAGCTATTCACCGGCACCGAGGGCATCTACGGCATCCCGACCATGGTGTCGGCGACCTACATCTTCCTGTTCATCCTGTTCGGCGCTTTCCTGGAACATGCCGGCATGATCAACCTGTTCAACGCAATCGCGCTCGGCCTGGTCGGTCAGGCCAAGGGCGGGCCGGCCAAGGTGGCGGTGATCTCGTCCGGCTTCATGGGCACCATTTCCGGCTCCGGCGTGGCCAACGTGCTGACCGTCGGCCAGTTCACCATCCCGCTGATGAAGCGCTTCGGCTATTCGTCGGTGTTCGCCGGCGCGGTGGAAGCGACCTCGTCGATGGGCGGCCAGATCATGCCGCCGGTGATGGGCGCGGTGGCCTTCATCATGGCCGAAACGCTCAACGTGCCCTATGTCGACATCGTCAAGGCGGCGGCCATTCCCGCCATCCTGTACTACGTGACCGCATTCTGGATGGTGCACCTGGAGGCGGGGCGCGCGGGACTGACCGGCTTGCCGAAGGAGCAGTGCCCCAGCCCGCTCGCCGCGCTGAAGAAGAACTGGTACCTGGTCCTGCCGCTGGCGGCGCTGGTGGCCATGCTGTTCCACGGCTTCACGCCGATGTTCGCCGGCATGACCGGCCTGGCGCTGACCGCGATCCTGATTCTCGGCGCCGCCATCGCCGCGCAATTGTCCGGCACGGCGTTCCGCTACGTGTTCTGGGTAGCCTTGGGCCTGGGCGCCGCCACCTTCGTGAAGCTGGGCATCTATCCGGTGCTGGCGATCATCGCGGTGCTGGCCGTGGCCTGCTTGTGGATCAAGGGCGGCAGGAAGACGCTGCACACGATGAAGTCGAGCCTGGTCGACGGCGCCAAGCAGGCGCTGGCGGTGGGCCTGGCCTGCGCCATCGTCGGCGTGATCATCGGCGTGCTGACGCTGACCGGCGCGGCGTCGAGCTTCGCCGGCTTCATCCTCGACGTCGGCGCCAACAGCCTGTTCCTGTCGCTTCTGCTGACCATGATCGTGTGCCTGATCCTCGGCATGGGCATCCCGACCATCCCGAACTACATCATCACCAGCTCGATCGCCGCGCCCGCGCTGCTCAAGCTGGGCGTGCCGCTGATCGTGTCGCACATGTTCGTGTTCTACTTCGGCATCATGGCCGACCTGACGCCGCCGGTGGCGCTGGCCGCGTTCGCCGCCGCGTCGATCGCCAAGGACTCGCCGATGAAGATCGGCTTCAAGGCTACGCAGATCGCGATTGCCGGTTTCGTGATTCCGTACATGGCGGTCTACGATCCGGCGCTGATGCTGCAGGGGGAACTCACGGTCGTGACGGTGGCTTACGTGGTGTGCAAGGCCTTGCTGGCGATCGGGCTGTGGGGCGCGGCTTCGGTCGGTTACCTGTGGACGCCGCTGAAACCGCTGGAGCGACTGATTGCCGTCGTGTCGGCGGCGCTGCTGGTGGCGGCGGTACCGCTGACCGACCAGATCGGCTTTGCGCTGACCGCGGCGTTCTTCATCTGGCAAGTCATGCAGCGGCGCCGGCTGGCGGTCGCATGAGCGCGCTCTGCGTGGCGGCCGCCGCGCTGACGGTGGCGCTGCCGCTGCAAACGTTCACGCTGGCCTGGACTCATTCCATCGAAAAGATCCGCTGGGAAGAGGATTACCGCATCGCCGGCGGCCGGCTGCAGCTGGTCGAGTCGCGCATCCGCGGTTCCGGCGCCGGCATGGAGCCGCCCGAGGGCGCGCGGCTGCAGGATGGCGTCTGGCATTACGTGCCGGCGCTGCCGCCGCTGCCGCGCGTGCGCCTGGCGCGCTCTCCATATGTCGCCGATTACCAGCTGTGCTGGGACGGCGCCTGCCGCGCCATGGCAGACATCGTAGGCCCGGTGGAAGCAGCGCCGGAGGTGGAACTGGCGCCTTGTGATTAGCTCGATTACAGCAGCAGGAAACACGCAGCCGCCACGGCGGTGGGCCCCAATGCAGACAGGAACAGCGTGAGCGGATTGATCGACTGCTCGTCGAAAGACTCGCGCAGGATCGCGAAACCGGCCGGGTTGGGCGCGTTGGCGATCACGGTCAGCCCGCCGCCGGTGACAGCGCCGGCCACCAGCGCGTATTTGGCGCTGTCGGAGATGCCTTCCACCAGCGATCCGAGATAGGTCAGCGCGGCGTTGTCGGTGATCGCGGTCAGGCCGGTGGCGCCGGCGAACAGCACGACCGAATCCAGGCCGCCGATGATCGGCTGCAGCCACCAGCGCTGTTGCCCGCCCAGCACCACCAGCCCGGCCAGGAAGAACGCGACCAACAGCCCTTCGCGCAGCAGCAGCGGTTCCTGGTAGCGCTTGTAGGCATCGGTAAATCCGAGGAAGAACAGGAACAGCCCCATGAATACCGGCGGATGGTGGCTGAAGACGACCGTACCGGCGAGGAACAACAGGTGGATCAGGACGACGGCTGCCGGCATCGGCGACTGTGCGGCCTGCCCCGCCGGCAGCCCCAGCCGGGCCAGTTCGCGCCGGAACAGCCAGGCCGCGGCCGCGGCGTTGACGACGACGGCGACGGCGGCCTTCCAGCCGAACACGCTGCTCATGAAAGCGATGTCCCAGCCCCATTTGTCGGCCACCATCAGTACCGGCGGTGCAGCGTATGGCGTGAGCACGCCCCCGATCGACACGTTCACGAGCAGGATCGCGAGGGTGACGTACTTCAGGCGCTCGGACACGCCGGCGGCGAAATAGCGGTCGCGCAATATCAGTGCCGCCAGTGTCATGGCCGCCGGCTCCGTGATGAACGATCCCAGTAGCGGCACCAGCGTCAGGCACACCAGGTAGCAGGCGATCGGCTCGGCCAGCGGCATCAGGCGCGCGGTCCGGTCCACCAGGCCCCTCGCCAGGTGCAGGATGGGGCGGGTGCTGGCGATGACCAGGATGGCGAACACGAACAGCGGCTCAGTGAAGTCCTGCCCGTCGAGGTAGCCGACCGCGTCCGCGGGAGTCGTTGCCAGCGCCATGAACAGCACCAGGACCAGCGCCCAGAAGCCGAACACCACTTCCACTTCGCCCAGCAGATGCCATAGGCCGGCGTGCCTGCCGCCGGCATGCGAGAGATGGTCGAACCACTTGGCGCCGAACGTGTGCAGCACGGCCAGCCCGAAGATGATCGCTCCGGCGTATTCGGTCAGGTGGGGGGCGCTCATTACATTGAATAGGTGTTATACCGCGCCGATGGCGGGCGGCGGGACCGCCATTGTACAGGCCGTACCGATACGGATTTGTTATGCCGACCACGGCATCGGGGCAGCGATGCGTCCTTGTCCGGGCCCGTGCGGGGAGAGAAGTTGCCTTTAGGCATTAAGCGCAATGATAATATTGACCGGAATCAAGGTTTTTCATCCTTGCGGCACATATCCTGCATGCATCATATTGATATGAGGCAACATTTGTGCCGCAGGCGTCTTGCGCAACCAAAAACAGGTAGAAATAAGGGGAGTACGCGTGTTCAAGAATCTCACTATCAGGGCCCGGCTGATTTTTGTCGTCGGTTTCCTGTCGCTGATGTGTATCGCCGGGGCGATCATCGGATTGTCCAGTCTGTACATGTCCAACGAAGCGGTCAAGGCAAGCTACCAGGAACGGCTGGTGCCGACCGGGCAGCTGGACCAGATCATCCGCCTGATCAAGACCAATGAGCTGGCGGTGGCACAGGCACTGACCGCCGACCCGGCGAGCGTGGGCAAGGAAATGGATGGCGTCGATCAGCGCATCGGGCAGATCAGCCAGCTGTGGAACGCCTACATGACATCATCGCTGTCTCCGAAGGAAAAGGAGCTGGCGGACAAATTCATCGCCGCCCGCAAGAGCTTCGTCGAGGAAGGATTGAAGCCGGCGGTGGCCGCCCTGCGTGAAGCCGATGTCGCCAAGGCTGGCGGCATCATGCGCGACAAGATGAATCCGCAGGCCCAGGCGATCAGCGATGCCGCCAACAGCCTGGTGCAATACCAGCTCGACATGGGCAAGAAGGATTTCGAGGAAAACGAAGTGCGCTATCGCTGGGTGCGCAACTCCTGCGCCAGCGGCATGCTGTTCTCGGTGCTGCTGGGCTCCGTGATCTGCATCTGGCTGGTGCGCGCGATCGCCAAGCCGATGGCCGATGCGGTCAAGGTCGCCAGGAGCGTGGCGGCCGGCGACCTGACCAACAAGATCGAGGTCACCAGCGGCGACGAAACCGGCCAGCTGCTGCAGGCGCTGAAGGAAATGAACGAGGCGCTGGTGCGCATCGTCAGCGAAGTGCGCGGCGGCACCGAGACTATCGCCACCGCGTCCAGCCAGATCGCGTCCGGCAACATGGACTTGTCCGCGCGCACCGAAACGCAAGCCAGTTCGCTGGAAGAAACCGCGTCCTCGATGGAAGAGCTGACCTCCACCGTCAAGCAGAACGCCGACAGCGCCGTCCAGGCCAACCGGCTCGCAATGTCGGCTTCGGAAGTGGCGGTCAAGGGCGGCGCCGTGGTGTCGCAGGTGGTTGATACCATGGGCTCGATCAACGAGTCGGCCAAGAAGATCGTCGACATCATCGGTGTCATCGACAGTATCGCTTTCCAGACCAACATCCTCGCGCTGAACGCGGCGGTCGAAGCCGCGCGCGCCGGCGAGCAGGGCAAGGGCTTCGCCGTGGTCGCCACCGAAGTGCGGCAACTGGCGCAGCGCTCGGCCGCGGCCGCCAAGGAAATCAAGTCGCTGATCGACGATTCCGTGGAAAAGGTCGACACCGGCGCCAAGCTGGTCGACCAGGCCGGCGCGACCATGCAAGAGATCGTCGACAGCGTCAAGCGCGTGACCGACATCATGGGCGAGATCTCGGTCGCCAGCAAGGAGCAGACCGACGGCATCGAGCAGGTCAACCAGGCGATCGCGCAGATGGACGAGGTCACCCAGCAGAATGCGGCGCTGGTGGAAGAAGCCGCGGCGGCGGCTGCCTCGCTGCAGGAGCAGGCGGTCAACCTGTCGCACGTGGTCAGCGTGTTCAAGCTCAACGACCTGCCGCAGGCCGCGCCGGCCGCCGTCAAGGTTGCGGCTGCGCCTTCCGCGCACGTGATTCCGCTCGCCAAGACGCGTCCGGCATCCCCGGTTCCGAGCCCCAAGCGCATCGCCAATGCGCCGCGCGGCAACGACGAAGACTGGACCGAGTTCTAGTTTCTCCGCGCTAAGCGCATCCGGCACGAAAGCAAGCCGGGTTCCCTGTAGCAGGGAGCCCGGTTTTTTTATGCATGCATGTATTTCCGATCGGGCGGAATTCCGTAGACGCTTTTGCATCCAAGCAGACGCCCGCGGCACATGCGGCGGGCGCTCGATTGTTCAACTTTGGTCGCTCGGCGACGAATGGAGAAACGAATGATGACGGATGATCCTATCGGCACACGGGGAGAAGGCGCGTTTCCCGTAGACCAGCCCATGCAGGCACTGGAAAAAGACCACCAGTTTGTGAGACAGTTATTCGACCGGTACGGCAACACCCAGGACCGGCAAGTCAAGCAGGAAGCCGGCCGGCGCATTCTGGAACTGCTGGAAATGCATTCCGCGCT is a window from the Noviherbaspirillum sp. UKPF54 genome containing:
- a CDS encoding TAXI family TRAP transporter solute-binding subunit, whose amino-acid sequence is MVSVFLRRLLATAGVALLAAAPALAQQQYINILTGGTSGVYYPMGVALSQNYAKAIPNAKTSVQATKASAENLNLLQAGRGELAFSLGDSLSDAWKGDEEAGFKAPLKKLRGVAGIYPNYIQIVASADSGIKTLADLKGKRISVGAPKSGTELNARAIFKAAGMTYKDFAKVEYLPFGESVELMKNRQLDATLQSAGLGVSSLRDLATSVRIVVVPVPAEVVAKVGDAAYQSGVIPARTYEGQAVDVPTAYVQNFLVTHEGVPADTVYKMTKAIFDNTDQLMAAHAAAKAIKKDTAIKGMPVPLHPGAEKYYREAGLIK
- a CDS encoding TRAP transporter permease gives rise to the protein MSELNLHAAPPGGAAGGAAPAASEQFQEHGVQRHLGGLPLKILTAAALAFSGYQLVVAAFHPLSSLVIRSLHVGFLLMLCFLLYPALKLGKHNRIPWYDWLLAAGGFALGAYQWIFEADLIQRAGDPSTADLVVGTIVVVLVFEAVRRILGLALPLVCGAFLLYGLFGQYLPDAIAHRGFGYDQVIGQLFTGTEGIYGIPTMVSATYIFLFILFGAFLEHAGMINLFNAIALGLVGQAKGGPAKVAVISSGFMGTISGSGVANVLTVGQFTIPLMKRFGYSSVFAGAVEATSSMGGQIMPPVMGAVAFIMAETLNVPYVDIVKAAAIPAILYYVTAFWMVHLEAGRAGLTGLPKEQCPSPLAALKKNWYLVLPLAALVAMLFHGFTPMFAGMTGLALTAILILGAAIAAQLSGTAFRYVFWVALGLGAATFVKLGIYPVLAIIAVLAVACLWIKGGRKTLHTMKSSLVDGAKQALAVGLACAIVGVIIGVLTLTGAASSFAGFILDVGANSLFLSLLLTMIVCLILGMGIPTIPNYIITSSIAAPALLKLGVPLIVSHMFVFYFGIMADLTPPVALAAFAAASIAKDSPMKIGFKATQIAIAGFVIPYMAVYDPALMLQGELTVVTVAYVVCKALLAIGLWGAASVGYLWTPLKPLERLIAVVSAALLVAAVPLTDQIGFALTAAFFIWQVMQRRRLAVA
- a CDS encoding DUF1850 domain-containing protein, whose amino-acid sequence is MSALCVAAAALTVALPLQTFTLAWTHSIEKIRWEEDYRIAGGRLQLVESRIRGSGAGMEPPEGARLQDGVWHYVPALPPLPRVRLARSPYVADYQLCWDGACRAMADIVGPVEAAPEVELAPCD
- a CDS encoding putative Na+/H+ antiporter, whose translation is MSAPHLTEYAGAIIFGLAVLHTFGAKWFDHLSHAGGRHAGLWHLLGEVEVVFGFWALVLVLFMALATTPADAVGYLDGQDFTEPLFVFAILVIASTRPILHLARGLVDRTARLMPLAEPIACYLVCLTLVPLLGSFITEPAAMTLAALILRDRYFAAGVSERLKYVTLAILLVNVSIGGVLTPYAAPPVLMVADKWGWDIAFMSSVFGWKAAVAVVVNAAAAAWLFRRELARLGLPAGQAAQSPMPAAVVLIHLLFLAGTVVFSHHPPVFMGLFLFFLGFTDAYKRYQEPLLLREGLLVAFFLAGLVVLGGQQRWWLQPIIGGLDSVVLFAGATGLTAITDNAALTYLGSLVEGISDSAKYALVAGAVTGGGLTVIANAPNPAGFAILRESFDEQSINPLTLFLSALGPTAVAAACFLLL
- a CDS encoding methyl-accepting chemotaxis protein: MFKNLTIRARLIFVVGFLSLMCIAGAIIGLSSLYMSNEAVKASYQERLVPTGQLDQIIRLIKTNELAVAQALTADPASVGKEMDGVDQRIGQISQLWNAYMTSSLSPKEKELADKFIAARKSFVEEGLKPAVAALREADVAKAGGIMRDKMNPQAQAISDAANSLVQYQLDMGKKDFEENEVRYRWVRNSCASGMLFSVLLGSVICIWLVRAIAKPMADAVKVARSVAAGDLTNKIEVTSGDETGQLLQALKEMNEALVRIVSEVRGGTETIATASSQIASGNMDLSARTETQASSLEETASSMEELTSTVKQNADSAVQANRLAMSASEVAVKGGAVVSQVVDTMGSINESAKKIVDIIGVIDSIAFQTNILALNAAVEAARAGEQGKGFAVVATEVRQLAQRSAAAAKEIKSLIDDSVEKVDTGAKLVDQAGATMQEIVDSVKRVTDIMGEISVASKEQTDGIEQVNQAIAQMDEVTQQNAALVEEAAAAAASLQEQAVNLSHVVSVFKLNDLPQAAPAAVKVAAAPSAHVIPLAKTRPASPVPSPKRIANAPRGNDEDWTEF